One genomic segment of Pseudomonas fortuita includes these proteins:
- a CDS encoding LysR family transcriptional regulator, producing the protein MKTRSEELQVFVAVIDCGSISAAAEQMGQTPSAVSRTLSRLEGKLGTTLVNRTTRRMDLTEEGRYFLERSRQVLEQMNEMEERLSMNRQTPSGRLRINAAAPFMLHAILPWIGEFRRQYPGIELELNTDDLIIDLLEQSTDVAIRIGELADSSLHARNLGCSPVQVLASPAYLEQHGTPQRVEDLASHCLLGFSQPESLNHWPLRHAQGDRFSIRPALIASSGETLRQLALAGEGIVSLSHFMTHEDIRTGRLQVLLSEANNGYRQPIHAVYYRNTQLALRIQCFLDFIQRKLAMYAC; encoded by the coding sequence GTGAAAACCCGATCCGAAGAACTCCAGGTATTCGTCGCCGTCATCGACTGCGGCTCGATTTCTGCTGCCGCCGAGCAGATGGGCCAGACCCCATCCGCCGTCAGCCGCACCTTGTCGCGCCTGGAGGGCAAGCTGGGTACCACCTTGGTCAACCGCACCACCCGGCGCATGGACCTCACGGAAGAGGGCCGTTACTTCCTTGAGCGCTCGCGGCAGGTTCTGGAGCAGATGAACGAGATGGAAGAGCGTCTGTCGATGAACCGCCAGACACCCAGCGGGCGCTTGCGTATCAACGCCGCTGCGCCGTTCATGCTGCATGCCATCTTGCCGTGGATCGGCGAGTTTCGTCGCCAGTACCCCGGCATCGAGCTTGAACTGAACACCGATGATCTGATCATCGACCTGCTGGAGCAAAGCACCGATGTGGCGATCCGCATTGGCGAGTTGGCCGATTCCAGCCTGCACGCACGCAACCTGGGGTGCAGCCCGGTACAGGTGCTGGCCAGCCCGGCCTACCTTGAGCAGCACGGCACGCCGCAGCGGGTCGAAGACCTTGCCAGCCACTGCCTGCTCGGTTTCAGCCAGCCCGAATCGCTCAACCATTGGCCGCTGCGCCACGCTCAGGGTGACCGCTTCAGCATCCGCCCGGCGCTGATCGCCTCCAGCGGTGAAACCCTGCGCCAGCTGGCGTTGGCCGGCGAGGGCATCGTCAGCCTGTCGCACTTCATGACCCACGAGGACATCCGCACCGGGCGCCTGCAGGTGTTGCTGAGCGAGGCCAACAATGGCTACCGCCAGCCGATCCACGCGGTGTACTACCGCAACACCCAGCTGGCGCTGCGTATCCAGTGCTTCCTCGATTTCATCCAGCGCAAGCTGGCGATGTACGCCTGCTGA
- a CDS encoding putative quinol monooxygenase, which yields MSEQFAFILKAKTRPEMADAFETLFRPYVEPSRQEPGCIEYHMLRDQQDPSLFVFFEVWADQAALDVHSALPHMKAFFEKRMDYLERDFDIQRVDMLSASSASR from the coding sequence ATGAGTGAGCAGTTCGCCTTCATCCTCAAAGCCAAGACCCGCCCGGAAATGGCTGATGCGTTCGAAACCCTGTTCCGCCCCTACGTCGAGCCCAGCCGCCAGGAACCGGGCTGCATCGAGTACCACATGCTGCGCGACCAGCAGGACCCAAGCCTGTTCGTGTTCTTTGAAGTGTGGGCCGACCAGGCTGCACTGGACGTGCACTCGGCTTTGCCGCACATGAAGGCGTTTTTTGAAAAGCGCATGGACTACCTGGAGCGCGATTTCGATATCCAGCGGGTCGACATGCTCAGTGCCTCGTCCGCTAGCCGTTGA
- the ggt gene encoding gamma-glutamyltransferase, with translation MRIVPFQYLALAAAILSCSSVYAATLEGGAVAAPDQYGAQVAADILKKGGNAVDAAVATAFTLAVTYPEAGNIGGGGFMTLFVDGKPYFLDYREVAPKAATRNMYLDDKGEVIENLSLVGVRAAGVPGTVMGLWEAHQKFGKLPWSELLTPAIGYAKNGFKVAEKQYQYRNDAQGMFKTATNFNDYFGNMKVGELFKQPEMAQTLERIADKGVSEFYQGKTADLLVAQMQADKGLITKDDLKDYKAVWREPMAVSWRGNVVYTAPPPSSGGVALAQLLGIKEDRAADFKGVAHNSAQYIHLLAEIEKRVFADRADYLGDPAFTKVPVDQLVAKDYLAKRAAQVNPKAISDTDKVKPGLEPHQTTHFSIVDKQGNAVSNTYTLNLDYGSGVVVKGAGFLLNDEMDDFSAKPGAANAFGVVGGDANAIEPGKRMLSSMSPSLMTRDGKVELVIGTPGGSRIFTSIFQVMNNMYDYGMPLDKAVAAQRVHHQLLPKDTIYFDSYAPLTGPVADELKKMGYVLEDQGWEMGDIQAIRVDGAKLETASDPRGRGVGMIVK, from the coding sequence ATGCGTATTGTCCCGTTCCAGTACCTGGCTCTCGCAGCCGCGATCCTGAGCTGTTCCTCGGTTTATGCCGCCACGCTGGAGGGCGGCGCGGTGGCTGCACCCGATCAATATGGTGCACAGGTGGCCGCCGATATTCTGAAAAAGGGCGGTAACGCGGTAGATGCCGCAGTGGCCACTGCCTTCACCCTGGCGGTGACTTATCCGGAGGCCGGTAACATTGGCGGTGGTGGGTTCATGACCCTGTTCGTCGACGGCAAACCGTACTTCCTCGACTACCGCGAAGTCGCGCCAAAGGCCGCTACACGCAACATGTACCTGGACGACAAGGGTGAGGTCATCGAAAACCTGAGCCTGGTCGGGGTTCGCGCTGCGGGTGTGCCAGGCACGGTGATGGGCCTGTGGGAGGCGCACCAGAAGTTCGGCAAGCTGCCCTGGAGCGAGCTGCTGACCCCGGCCATCGGCTATGCGAAAAACGGTTTCAAGGTGGCTGAAAAACAGTACCAGTACCGCAACGATGCCCAGGGCATGTTCAAGACTGCGACCAACTTCAATGACTACTTTGGCAACATGAAGGTCGGCGAGTTGTTCAAGCAGCCAGAAATGGCTCAGACCTTGGAACGCATTGCCGACAAGGGCGTGAGCGAGTTCTACCAGGGCAAGACCGCCGACCTGCTGGTGGCACAGATGCAGGCTGACAAGGGCCTGATCACCAAGGATGACTTGAAGGATTACAAAGCCGTATGGCGTGAGCCGATGGCGGTGAGCTGGCGTGGCAATGTGGTCTATACCGCACCACCGCCAAGTTCTGGCGGTGTCGCCCTGGCCCAGCTGTTGGGCATCAAGGAAGACCGCGCGGCGGACTTCAAGGGCGTAGCGCACAACTCGGCGCAGTACATTCACCTGTTGGCCGAAATCGAGAAGCGCGTTTTCGCTGACCGTGCCGACTACCTGGGCGACCCGGCCTTTACCAAGGTGCCGGTGGACCAATTGGTGGCCAAGGACTACCTGGCCAAGCGCGCCGCGCAGGTCAACCCCAAGGCCATTTCCGACACCGACAAGGTCAAACCGGGCCTTGAGCCGCATCAGACCACGCATTTCTCGATCGTGGACAAGCAGGGCAATGCGGTCAGCAACACCTACACCCTCAACCTTGACTACGGCAGTGGCGTGGTGGTGAAGGGCGCAGGCTTCCTGCTCAACGATGAGATGGACGACTTCAGCGCCAAGCCAGGCGCTGCGAATGCCTTTGGCGTAGTGGGTGGCGATGCCAACGCAATCGAACCGGGCAAGCGCATGCTGTCCTCGATGAGCCCCAGCCTTATGACCCGTGATGGCAAGGTCGAGCTGGTCATCGGTACCCCAGGCGGTTCGCGGATCTTCACCTCGATCTTTCAGGTGATGAACAACATGTACGACTACGGTATGCCGCTGGACAAGGCGGTGGCGGCACAGCGCGTGCACCATCAGTTGCTGCCCAAGGACACTATCTACTTTGACAGCTATGCACCCCTGACCGGGCCGGTGGCGGATGAGCTGAAGAAGATGGGCTACGTGCTTGAGGACCAAGGCTGGGAGATGGGCGATATCCAGGCGATCCGGGTGGATGGAGCGAAGCTTGAGACCGCTTCCGATCCGCGTGGGCGTGGGGTGGGGATGATCGTCAAGTAA
- a CDS encoding NAD(P)H-dependent oxidoreductase, translating into MKKILLLNGGKQFAHSEGRLNATLHEAAIAHLDRAGYDVQQTFIDGGYDVQAEVEKFLWADVIVYQMPGWWMGAPWTVKKYIDEVFTAGHGSLYANDGRTRSDHSQKYGSGGLVHGKQYMLSLTWNAPQQAFDDPSDFFEGKGVDAVYFPFHKANQFLGMTGLPTYLAVDVMKRPDVPAALAAYEAHLDKVFGRAQQ; encoded by the coding sequence ATGAAAAAGATCCTTCTGCTTAATGGTGGTAAACAGTTCGCCCATTCCGAAGGCCGCCTCAACGCGACCTTGCACGAAGCGGCCATCGCTCACCTGGACCGTGCCGGTTACGATGTGCAGCAGACTTTCATCGACGGCGGCTACGACGTGCAGGCCGAGGTCGAGAAGTTTCTCTGGGCCGATGTGATCGTGTACCAGATGCCGGGCTGGTGGATGGGCGCACCCTGGACCGTGAAAAAGTACATCGACGAAGTCTTTACCGCGGGCCATGGCAGCCTTTACGCCAACGATGGCCGTACCCGTTCGGACCACTCGCAGAAATACGGCAGCGGTGGGCTGGTGCACGGCAAGCAGTACATGCTGTCGCTGACCTGGAATGCGCCGCAGCAGGCGTTCGATGACCCGAGCGACTTCTTCGAAGGCAAAGGTGTGGATGCCGTGTACTTCCCGTTCCACAAGGCCAACCAGTTCCTTGGCATGACTGGCCTGCCGACTTACCTGGCGGTGGATGTGATGAAGCGCCCGGATGTGCCGGCGGCGTTGGCTGCTTATGAGGCACATCTGGACAAGGTGTTCGGCAGGGCACAGCAGTAG